One segment of Aggregicoccus sp. 17bor-14 DNA contains the following:
- the rpiB gene encoding ribose 5-phosphate isomerase B, with translation MKLVIASDHAGLELRQELVSLLKERSVAFDDVGPTTRDSVDYPDFAVKVSRAVARGEYTLGVLVCGTGIGMSMVANKHRGIRAALCSTEFEARMARAHNDANVLCLGQRTVGAGVARAILDAFLQTPFEGGRHQKRVQKIHDAETAG, from the coding sequence GTGAAGCTCGTCATCGCATCGGACCATGCCGGCCTGGAGCTGCGCCAGGAGCTGGTGAGCCTGCTCAAGGAGCGCTCCGTCGCCTTCGACGACGTGGGCCCCACCACCCGCGACTCGGTGGACTACCCGGACTTCGCCGTGAAGGTGAGCCGCGCGGTGGCCCGAGGCGAGTACACGCTCGGCGTGCTCGTGTGCGGCACCGGCATCGGGATGAGCATGGTGGCCAACAAGCACCGGGGCATCCGCGCCGCCCTGTGCAGCACCGAGTTCGAGGCCCGCATGGCGCGCGCCCACAACGACGCGAACGTGCTGTGCCTCGGCCAGCGCACCGTGGGCGCCGGCGTCGCGCGCGCCATCCTGGACGCCTTCCTGCAGACCCCCTTCGAGGGCGGCCGCCACCAGAAGCGCGTGCAGAAGATCCACGACGCCGAGACGGCGGGCTAG
- the fabF gene encoding beta-ketoacyl-ACP synthase II → MANRRVVITGTGLITALGTGTEKNWQAMLAGKSGIAPITRFDVAKLDTRFAGEVKDFEPEQFIDKREVRRMDLFAQYALAAADMAMKDSGLPIGSDKPHGYAAEKVGVIVGSGIGGIASLEEQHKKGVEKGFDRLSPFFIIQMIINMAPGLISIKYGAKGPNWGPVSACATSAHAIGEAMKSIQVGECDAVIAGGSEAAVTPLGIGGFSVMKALSTRNDDPAGASRPFEKDRDGFVMGEGAGVLVLEEMEAAKKRGANILAELVGYGANSDAHHVTAPAPEGEGAARCMRLALASASMNPEDVGYINAHGTSTPFNDANETKAIKTVFGSHAKKVAVSSTKSMTGHMLGAAGGAEAVVAVQVLTRNVLPPTINYATPDPECDLDYVPNTARETRVDAVMSNSFGFGGTNAVLLFKRFK, encoded by the coding sequence GTGGCAAACCGACGCGTGGTCATCACCGGAACAGGGCTCATCACGGCGCTGGGCACCGGCACCGAGAAGAACTGGCAGGCGATGCTCGCCGGTAAGTCGGGCATCGCGCCCATCACCCGCTTCGACGTGGCGAAGCTCGACACCCGCTTCGCCGGCGAGGTGAAGGACTTCGAGCCGGAGCAGTTCATCGACAAGCGCGAGGTCCGCCGCATGGACCTCTTCGCCCAGTACGCGCTGGCCGCGGCCGACATGGCCATGAAGGACAGCGGGCTGCCCATCGGCAGCGACAAGCCCCACGGCTACGCGGCCGAGAAGGTCGGCGTCATCGTGGGCTCGGGCATCGGCGGCATCGCCAGCCTCGAGGAGCAGCACAAGAAGGGCGTGGAGAAGGGCTTCGACCGCCTCTCCCCCTTCTTCATCATCCAGATGATCATCAACATGGCCCCCGGCCTCATCTCCATCAAGTACGGCGCCAAGGGCCCGAACTGGGGTCCGGTGAGCGCGTGCGCCACGAGCGCGCACGCCATCGGCGAGGCGATGAAGAGCATCCAGGTCGGCGAGTGCGACGCGGTCATCGCCGGCGGCTCGGAGGCCGCCGTGACGCCGCTGGGCATCGGCGGCTTCAGCGTGATGAAGGCGCTCTCCACCCGCAACGACGACCCCGCCGGTGCGAGCCGCCCCTTCGAGAAGGACCGCGACGGCTTCGTCATGGGCGAGGGCGCCGGCGTGCTCGTGCTCGAGGAGATGGAGGCCGCGAAGAAGCGCGGCGCCAACATCCTCGCGGAGCTGGTGGGCTACGGCGCCAACTCGGACGCGCACCACGTGACCGCTCCCGCCCCCGAGGGCGAGGGTGCGGCGCGCTGCATGCGCCTCGCGCTCGCGAGCGCGAGCATGAACCCCGAGGACGTGGGCTACATCAACGCGCACGGCACCTCGACGCCCTTCAACGACGCGAACGAGACCAAGGCCATCAAGACGGTCTTTGGTAGCCACGCGAAGAAGGTCGCCGTCTCCTCCACCAAGTCCATGACCGGCCACATGCTGGGCGCGGCGGGCGGCGCGGAGGCGGTGGTGGCGGTGCAGGTGCTCACGCGCAACGTGCTGCCGCCCACCATCAACTACGCCACGCCGGACCCCGAGTGCGACCTGGACTACGTGCCGAACACGGCGCGCGAGACCCGGGTGGACGCGGTGATGAGCAACTCGTTCGGCTTCGGCGGCACCAACGCGGTGCTGCTCTTCAAGCGCTTCAAGTAG
- the acpP gene encoding acyl carrier protein, with product MSTSAIETKVKSIIADQLGVGEDEIKPEASFIEDLGADSLDIVELVMAMEEEFEVEIPDEEAENIKTVGDAIKYVETHKK from the coding sequence ATGTCGACGTCCGCTATCGAGACCAAGGTCAAGTCCATCATCGCCGACCAGCTGGGCGTGGGTGAGGACGAGATCAAGCCCGAGGCCTCCTTCATCGAGGATCTGGGCGCCGACAGCCTCGACATCGTCGAGCTGGTCATGGCCATGGAGGAGGAGTTCGAGGTCGAGATCCCCGACGAGGAGGCCGAGAACATCAAGACCGTGGGCGACGCGATCAAGTACGTCGAGACCCACAAGAAGTAG